Proteins encoded by one window of Bactrocera oleae isolate idBacOlea1 chromosome 4, idBacOlea1, whole genome shotgun sequence:
- the mim gene encoding pneumococcal serine-rich repeat protein isoform X9, translating to MDLSLERDSSSALGSLFQQIINDLKNTSPLWEDFVTKATKLHQCLRAAIQAIAAYLDAFQKIADAATNSRGASKEIGTALTRVCLRHKAVESRLKTFTTAIMDCLVQPLQEKLEDWKRTVITIDKEHAKEYKRCRTELKKRSSDTLRLQKKARKGQSDTIQSLMDSHKQDVTLRRAELEEVEKKSLRSAMIEERLRYCTFVHMLQPVVKEECEVMSELGHLQEAMDSIALVTKEPSVLPQASEELIHDTKATMSLYPESPGGGSSSQGGCSNSLGSRKSSVCSISSMNSSGSSNSPGHHHYPRSLSQLISPAIRLKPGESSDSGFCSSPALTTQASTATSQSHAVSTWPPHSQDAVPVLPPASDRPHTISTAYEKGHQRPPLTVYTFQNPETILEGSGGSGSIPGTPNGTSGGPGSGANTPSTQKSPAGALSRPPLPVRCSSLERPLSANNNRSTNNLLQRQCPSPIPAHITKELSAHHAQQHMQQQQQTQQLQQLLQTSSPPPTYVNMSELANMAAAKITNQQQQQQRPVAALQQQHSIDSISSQFSNDSTASGNQQSQQQQHQTGVMVSGNNNSTGSKTRSHSVSSSSASSNTPSLHSHPSIESGTIATPLVGQTPTPSSGSSTPQNHYSPLLTNSPSSTAAGTPSGGSVTSGMLSGFVYNVNSPTPPQSGTASVDSDVLKITETDAAGQPTIVPIHETNTQQQETSNANNNAICIESQTTPTETSEQTCTNAIDSTATANDTESPTIVENDERSRASVLQKASMFEKQAAAAAGSTAAVTPGRSTVEAIYGTRRTPDEVYRTANPSIGGNHYQQPSPHQQQQPQQQQQHVEQQEVDKSFEDSIQELNNLIGELDSFQREIDASKRATATTTAVSQATTADGTVGDNCGDRPFPLIGTSSNSVVADNNKMGNNAKAITTLATVVTEAERVDMTTALTVICPPRPPKSPQCASNQTSGCGTDLSDTASDDVAADVGSLTSINNNHNNNNNTKGSNNNEHNASLSSRESCATGHDNNVRTLQQYNSDSELSRCYVSETSSLAGGYENPTFAHFATAVSSSSIAASSGVDEPADVGSVIGDNRSLMAVSSTTTADDCASHTSDTYQMPQQAADNGSDGGSNVVVIYDHQIPMTPDIDYVKQNSEIVVLRTKDPLQQQLGRQEMRELTQLPTSLCAPHDGLATPGAGMMSVLALSSSSLSCLGPNSPPHTATVAPAKQRLSSFRASSEQQLQLLGCGDNNNSGSELSLLRTPHHHHQQYANAGTPQAQTECSKEGSRRVATPPNAHNMHADTIIRRKAAIPPPKPSLSIFNGQAADHLSLEANASVRKSSSSSCRGSCEAVVERLTATPTPPPPLLTKANFKADLDAKIRKQKLKLQLQHEQQQHHELLLQKQQLLQEQQQLQHSPQSAANNTNSSIYLSNHSHNNLNHNNSNNTTINNITTTNTTTNSGVGNGLGNRNSSSGASSNTHNNSNNNNCNAISLNKRSCSTAMSNATTTKTTTASASASASASNHLAFVVKAASSHHHTNASASSSLAGPQLVYQNVSVSTCAYACSSACATPTPPTIHTKQSAASASVSSASASASNSNINSANAKPNITPRPASLSGGVTRIARRSSVNTAKPPPPVRRSSSVTPSHTATGTAATQSPQQNQQQQQQQHQHYQQLHHLHPHANQQLTSATTTTIQNSPYDTVESLPPPPAYLLDSRQAQSSTPTPPPPSAVSATAIPSSSLKVAETVKALSAMRHKPASPNAIRHMQQQQQQQLQQSHQSLQPTTMATTPTKSKHLQSNALQDTYGVNTALRTTPNKTNNPPVSPSYTSPPPYDFQHSKIELPPPLPPPNPNQQRSLKQQQQKQFVDHQYNTPATCTLQPSQYQHNNNQLQPKRQHEQIYDYLPSHQHLHSPKPQHKPQPQPQQQTSQIQQQQQLAHNIDALMIDNEDEPTVYSDNASFRTSSPGIYAQPKIVTSMSSFRSASPAPTNDHHNQHHHVIPPTQPKTNPNLIAQLSARLSKQNQQQHTGDGIYGSTPNSPNHHNMHQQQLQQQQHQHQHHQSEPVYMRNYTHPHHQQHQPHQQQQMPSVATGSMHQQQNYDAAQTPKHQSSYAHAGGVARQQQQQQQQQHHSHHREPHTHSCPPPLENPPPPPTNSSIYAATANATATMPKNATRSNVSATYAPPTSTMTLPKNLAQQRLQQQQHYQQQQQHYQQQQYQQSIATGANAAAQQHHQAQQHSQTTTVNQRAQMPLPYQQQQQMSYKQKSATLQSNHRQPPIPSRHSSVQQKIFVATNPFIQTTTIHCHSPASVHSQPASPTCSSPSSLASIYGTSSRSHHHHHHQQQQQQQHQHHGSGSGVGGGTAGNGFYAAPHNSTSYASSNIEKAGSIRSKTKAEFLENLNAKLAKQGLSGRAFAVRNLINSKALMYQNPQTLMRPSAQYRAQPQAPPTPPTSSAEESSSH from the exons GAGCTTCCAAAGAAATTGGCACCGCTTTGACGCGGGTCTGTCTACGCCACAAAGCGGTCGAATCACGTCTGAAGACTTTCACAACAGCAATAATGGACTGCCTTGTACAGCCATTGCAA GAAAAACTAGAAGACTGGAAGCGCACAGTGATCACTATCGACAAGGAACATGCCAAAGAGTATAAGCGCTGTCGCACTGAACTGAAAAAGCGATCCAGCGACACGTTACGACTGCAGAAGAAAGCACGTAAAGGTCAATCGGATACTATACAGTCACTTATGGACTCACATAAGCAGGATGTGACATTGCGACGCGCCGAATTGGAGGAGGTGGAAAAGAAATCTTTGCGTTCGGCAATGATCGAGGAGCGTTTGCGATATTGTACGTTTGTGCATATGCTGCAGCCAGTTGTGAAGGAAGAGTGCGAAGTCATGTCAGAGCTGGGACATTTACAG GAAGCAATGGATTCTATCGCCCTCGTTACAAAAGAGCCCAGCGTCCTACCACAAGCATCCGAGGAACTTATACATGACACCAAAGCCACTATGTCGCTATATCCCGAGTCGCCGGGTGGCGGTTCGAGCTCACAAGGTGGTTGCTCGAATTCGCTGGGCTCACGCAAAAGTTCCGTTTGTTCGATTAGCTCCATGAACAGCAGTGGCTCAAGCAACTCACCGGGACATCATCACTATCCACGTTCGCTATCGCAG TTAATTTCGCCTGCAATACGCTTGAAACCTGGTGAATCCAGTGATAGTGGCTTTTGCTCATCGCCAGCGCTAACCACAcag GCTTCTACTGCCACTAGTCAATCACATGCTGTTTCCACTTGGCCACCACATTCCCAAGATGCCGTTCCAGTGTTGCCACCTGCCTCCGATCGTCCACACACAATCTCAACCGCTTACGAGAAGGGACATCAGCGGCCACCACTCACTGTTTACACGTTCCAGAATCCGGAGACCATTCTAGAGGGTAGCGGTGGCAGCGGCAGCATACCGGGTACGCCAAATGGCACCAGTGGCGGTCCTGGGTCCGGCGCTAATACACCATCTACACAAAAGTCGCCAGCCGGTGCATTGAGTCGCCCACCTTTGCCAGTG CGCTGCTCTTCGTTGGAACGACCACTTTCGGCCAACAATAATCGCAGCACCAACAATCTCTTACAGCGTCAATGCCCATCACCCATACCGGCTCACATAACGAAAG AGCTATCAGCGCATCATGCACAACAACAcatgcagcagcagcaacagacacaacaactgcaacaacttTTGCAGACATCATCGCCGCCGCCCACATACGTCAATATGTCTGAGTTGGCCAATATGGCGGCAGCAAAAATTactaaccaacaacaacagcaacagcggcCAGTCGCCGCCCTGCAACAACAGCACTCGATCGACTCTATTTCCTCACAGTTTTCCAACGATTCGACTGCATCGGGCAATCAacagtcacaacaacaacaacaccagacCGGTGTTATGgtcagcggcaacaacaacagcaccggCAGCAAAACACGTTCACATTCCGTTTCCTCCTCGTCTGCTTCCTCGAACACACCATCCCTGCATTCGCATCCCTCCATAGAGTCCGGCACGATAGCCACACCACTTGTTGGCCAAACACCGACACCATCGAGCGGCAGCTCAACACCACAAAACCACTATTCACCACTGCTGACCAATTCGCCGTCATCAACGGCGGCTGGTACACCAAGTGGCGGCAGCGTGACGAGCGGCATGTTGAGCGGTTTCGTATACAATGTCAATTCACCAACGCCACCACAAAGTGGCACAGCTTCAGTCGATAGTGATGTGCTGAAGATCACCGAAACCGATGCAGCTGGTCAACCCACCATTGTACCCATACACGAAACAAATACACAGcaacaagaaacaagtaatgcCAATAACAATGCTATATGCATAGAGTCCCAAACCACACCCACCGAAACGTCCGAGCAAACCTGTACAAATGCCATCGATTCAACTGCGACAGCAAACGATACAGAATCTCCAACTATTGTAGAGAATGACGAACGTTCACGCGCCTCAGTGTTGCAAAAAGCCTCAATGTTCGAGAAACAGGCGGCTGCCGCAGCCGGATCCACCGCTGCGGTCACACCGGGACGCTCTACGGTCGAGGCCATATATGGCACGCGCCGGACTCCGGATGAGGTTTATCGCACGGCCAACCCCAGCATCGGTGGTAATCATTATCAACAGCCATCGCcacatcagcagcagcaaccgcaacaacaacagcagcatgtGGAGCAGCAAGAAGTGG ATAAAAGTTTTGAAGACTCGATCcaagaattaaataatttaattggcGAATTAGACTCGTTTCAACGCGAGATCGATGCAAGCAAGcgcgcaacagcaacaacaactgccgTATCACAAGCAACAACTGCGGATGGGACTGTGGGCGATAATTGTGGGGATCGGCCCTTCCCCTTGATCGGCACGAGCAGTAACAGCGTCGTCGCCGACAACAATAAGATGGGCAACAATgccaaagcaataacaacattaGCGACAGTAGTGACAGAAGCGGAACGCGTCGACATGACAACGGCATTAACCGTTATTTGCCCACCGCGTCCACCCAAGTCACCACAATGCGCGAGCAACCAAACTAGCGGCTGCGGCACTGATCTCTCCGACACCGCTTCCGATGATGTTGCCGCTGATGTCGGCTCGTTGACGAGCATAAAtaacaatcacaacaacaataacaacacaaagGGTAGCAATAACAACGAACACAATGCCAGCTTGAGCAGCCGAGAGAGTTGTGCCACAGGCCATGACAATAACGTTCGCACACTGCAACAATACAATTCCGATTCGGAGCTGAGTCGTTGCTATGTAAGCGAAACGAGTTCGCTGGCGGGCGGCTACGAGAATCCCACTTTCGCGCACTTCGCCACAGCGGTGTCTTCATCGTCGATAGCCGCCTCGTCGGGCGTGGATGAGCCCGCCGATGTGGGCAGCGTTATCGGCGATAATCGCTCGTTGATGGCAGTGTCATCGACAACGACAGCCGACGATTGCGCATCGCACACCTCCGACACGTACCAGATGCCACAACAGGCTGCCGACAACGGCAGCGATGGCGGCAGTAATGTCGTCGTAATCTACGATCATCAGATACCAATGACGCCGGACATCGACTATGTCAAACAGAATTCCGAAATTGTCGTGCTGCGCACAAAGGATCCACTACAGCAACAATTGGGACGACAGGAAATGCGCGAATTGACACAACTGCCGACTAGTTTGTGTGCGCCACACGATGGTTTGGCCACACCGGGCGCCGGCATGATGTCCGTACTGGCCTTGTCGTCGTCGTCGTTGTCGTGCTTGGGACCAAACTCGCCACCGCACACCGCAACCGTAGCGCCTGCCAAACAGCGACTCTCCTCTTTCCGCGCCTCCAGCGAACAACAATTGCAGCTGCTCGGTTGTggcgacaacaacaatagtggCAGCGAACTCTCATTGCTGCGCACGCCGCACCATCATCACCAGCAGTATGCAAACGCAGGTACGCCACAAGCGCAAACAGAGTGCAGCAAGGAAGGTAGTAGAAGGGTGGCAACACCACCAAATGCACACAACATGCACGCAGATACCATAATACGCCGCAAAGCAGCGATACCGCCACCCAAACCGAGTTTGAGTATATTCAATGGCCAAGCGGCCGACCATTTGAGTTTAGAGGCTAACGCCAGCGTGCGTaagagtagtagtagtagttgtAGAGGTAGTTGTGAAGCGGTGGTAGAGCGGTTAACGGCTACGCCCACACCGCCGCCACCGCTTTTGACGAAGGCCAATTTCAAGGCCGATTTAGATGCGAAAATTCGCAAGCAGAAATTGAAGTTGCAACTGCAGCATGAACAGCAGCAACACCACGAGCTGTTGCTACAGAAGCAGCAATTGTTGCAggagcaacaacaattacaacattCACCACAATCAGCCGCCAACAACACAAATAGTTCAATATATCTTAGCAACCACAGCCACAACAACCTCAATCATAATAATTCCAACAACACCACTATAAACAACATCACCACCACCAACACCACAACCAACAGCGGCGTGGGCAATGGCCTTGGCAATCGTAATAGCAGCAGCGGCGCCAGCAGCAACactcacaacaacagcaataacaataattgtAATGCAATTAGCTTAAATAAGCGCAGTTGTAGCACCGCTATGTcgaacgcaacaacaacaaaaactacaactgCATCTGCATCCGCATCCGCATCCGCATCAAATCATTTGGCATTTGTAGTAAAAGCTGCATCATCCCATCACCATACAAACGCATCCGCATCATCCTCATTAGCAGGGCCACAGCTTGTCTATCAAAATG TGTCTGTCTCCACCTGTGCCTATGCGTGTTCTTCCGCTTGTGCAACACCAACACCACCCACCATTCACACCAAACAATCAGCAGCTTCTGCCTCGGTCTCGTCTGCATCTGCATCCGCATCCAACTCCAATATAAATTCCGCCAACGCCAAACCGAATATCACGCCGAGACCGGCTTCATTGTCGG GAGGCGTAACACGCATAGCGCGTCGCTCGTCGGTGAACACGGCCAAACCACCGCCACCAGTGCGTCGCAGCTCATCGGTGACGCCAAGTCACACTGCCACCGGCACGGCG GCTACACAATCGCCACAACAaaatcaacagcagcaacaacaacaacatcaacactATCAACAACTTCATCATTTACATCCTCATGCCAACCAACAGCTAACGTCAgctacgacaacaacaatacaaaattcCCCCTACGATACCGTTGAGAGTCTGCCACCCCCACCCGCTTATCTACTAGACTCAAGACAAGCACAATCGTCGACTCCCACACCGCCGCCACCATCAGCTGTTTCAGCTACAGCAATACCGAGTTCATCATTGAAAGTTGCCGAAACGGTGAAGGCGTTATCGGCTATGCGACACAAACCCGCTTCCCCGAACGCGATACGGCacatgcaacagcaacaacaacaacagttgcaGCAATCACATCAGTCGCTGCAG ccaacaacaatggcaacaacacCAACGAAGTCAAAACACTTGCAGTCAAATGCACTGCAGGACACGTATGGTGTGAACACCGCGCTTCGTACTACACCCAATAAGACAAACAATCCACCGGTGTCACCATCGTACACTTCACCGCCACCATACGATTTCCAACATAGcaaaatagagttgccaccacCATTACCGCCACCCAATCCTAATCAACAGCGTTCActtaagcagcaacaacaaaaacaatttgttgATCACCAATACAATACACCAGCTACATGTACATTGCAACCATCACAAtatcaacacaacaacaatcagTTACAACCAAAACGCCAACATGAACAGATTTATGATTATTTGCCGTCACATCAGCACCTGCACTCCCCCAAGCCACAGCATAAACCGCAGCCACAGCCGCAGCAGCAGACAtcgcaaatacaacaacaacagcaactagcACATAATATAGACGCTCTCATGATCGATAATGAGGATGAGCCAACCGTGTATAGCGACAACGCC TCATTCCGCACTTCATCGCCCGGTATTTATGCGCAGCCGAAAATAGTCACAAGCATGTCGAGTTTCCGTTCGGCCAGTCCGGCACCAACGAATGATCATCACAACCAGCACCATCATGTCATACCACCAACACAACCGAAAACCAATCCGAATTTGATTGCACAGCTGAGTGCGCGACTAAGcaaacaaaatcaacaacagCACACCGGTGATGGCATTTATGGTTCAACACCGAATTCACCAAATCATCACAATAtgcaccaacaacaactacaacaacagcagcatcaACACCAGCATCACCAAAGTGAGCCAGTCTATATGCGGAACTACACGCATCCTCACCATCAACAACACCAGCCGCATCAGCAGCAGCAGATGCCGTCAGTCGCCACCGGTTCGATGCATCAGCAGCAAAACTATGACG CTGCGCAGACGCCCAAGCATCAGTCGTCTTATGCACACGCCGGTGGTGTCGCtagacagcagcagcaacaacaacaacaacagcaccatTCGCATCATCGcgagccacacacacacagctgcCCGCCGCCGCTTGAAAATCCACCGCCGCCACCCACAAACTCATCCATTTATGCTGCCACTGCCAATGCCACCGCGACCATGCCCAAAAATGCAACGCGCTCGAATGTAAGCGCCACCTATGCGCCGCCCACCTCTACCATGACATTGCCTAAGAATCTCGCACAACAACGtttacagcagcaacaacattatcagcagcagcaacaacactaccaacagcaacaatatcAACAATCTATCGCCACCGGCGCCAACGCAGCCGCTCAGCAGCACCATCAGGCACAGCAACATTCCCAGACGACTACTGTTAACCAGCGCGCACAGATGCCACTGccataccaacaacaacaacaaatgtccTACAAGCAAAAATCGGCCACATTGCAGAGTAACCACCGTCAACCGCCCATACCGTCGCGTCACTCTAGCGTACAGCAAAAGATATTCGTGGCCACCAATCCGTTCATCCAAACCACCACAATACATTGTCACTCGCCCGCGTCGGTGCATTCGCAGCCGGCTTCACCCACCTGCTCGTCGCCGTCGTCGTTGGCGAGCATTTATGGCACCAGTTCGCGCAGtcatcatcaccatcaccatcagcagcagcaacaacaacaacaccaacatcaTGGCAGTGGCAGCGGCGTCGGCGGCGGCACAGCCGGCAATGGTTTCTATGCCGCCCCGCACAATTCAA CGAGTTACGCCAGCTCAAACATTGAGAAAGCCGGCAGCATACGCTCGAAAACCAAAGCTGAATTTCTCGAAAACCTCAACGCCAAGTTGGCCAAACAAGGCCTATCCGGACGCGCCTTCGCTGTGCGCAATCTAATCAATAGCAAAGCATTG ATGTATCAAAATCCACAAACACTTATGCGTCCAAGCGCACAATATCGCGCACAACCACAAGCACCGCCGACACCGCCAACTTCCTCCGCCGAAGAGTCCTCGTCGCATTAA